In Streptomyces sp. NBC_00704, a genomic segment contains:
- a CDS encoding class I SAM-dependent RNA methyltransferase translates to MQAEPKKSQAASLVGEEYEVEVGPVAHGGHCIARTEAGQVLFVRHTLPGERVVARVTDGEEGARFLRADAVRVLEPSKDRVEAPCPYAGPGRCGGCDWQHAKPGAQRRLKGEVIAEQLQRLAGLTPEEAGWDGTVMPAEGDKLPAGQVPQWRTRVQYAVDADGNAGLRRHRSHEVEPIEHCMIAAQGVSELGIEQRDWSGMESVDAIAATGSQDRMVILEPRPGARLPLVELDRPVSVMRVEEHDGGIHRVHGRAFVRERADGRTYRVGSGGFWQVHPQAADTLVKAVMQGLLPRKGDMALDLYCGVGLFAGALADRLGDKGAVLGIESGKRAVEDARHNLAGFDRVRIEQGKVESVLPRTGITEVDLIVLDPPRAGAGKKTVEHLSSLGARKIAYVACDPAALARDLAYFHDGGYRVRTLRAFDLFPMTHHVECVAILEPVAKSL, encoded by the coding sequence ATGCAGGCAGAACCGAAGAAGTCGCAGGCGGCATCCCTCGTCGGCGAGGAGTACGAGGTCGAGGTCGGGCCCGTCGCCCACGGCGGCCACTGCATCGCCCGCACCGAGGCCGGACAGGTGCTGTTCGTCCGCCACACGCTGCCCGGCGAACGGGTCGTGGCGCGGGTGACCGACGGCGAGGAGGGCGCGCGCTTCCTGCGGGCGGACGCCGTGCGCGTACTGGAGCCCTCCAAGGACCGCGTCGAGGCCCCCTGCCCCTACGCCGGGCCCGGCCGCTGCGGCGGCTGCGACTGGCAGCACGCCAAGCCCGGCGCGCAGCGCCGCCTCAAGGGCGAGGTGATCGCCGAGCAGTTGCAGCGGCTCGCGGGCCTCACGCCCGAGGAAGCCGGCTGGGACGGCACCGTCATGCCGGCCGAGGGCGACAAGCTGCCCGCCGGACAGGTCCCGCAGTGGCGCACCCGCGTGCAGTACGCGGTGGACGCCGACGGCAACGCCGGCTTGCGACGCCACCGCTCGCACGAGGTCGAGCCGATCGAGCACTGCATGATCGCCGCGCAGGGCGTCAGCGAGCTGGGGATCGAACAGCGCGACTGGTCGGGGATGGAATCCGTCGACGCCATCGCCGCGACGGGCTCCCAGGACCGCATGGTGATCCTCGAACCGCGGCCCGGCGCCCGCCTGCCCCTCGTCGAACTCGACCGGCCGGTCTCCGTCATGCGCGTCGAGGAGCACGACGGCGGCATCCACCGCGTCCACGGCCGCGCCTTCGTCCGCGAGCGCGCCGACGGCCGGACCTACCGCGTCGGCAGCGGCGGCTTCTGGCAGGTCCACCCGCAGGCCGCCGACACCCTCGTCAAGGCCGTCATGCAGGGCCTGCTGCCGCGCAAGGGCGACATGGCGCTCGACCTGTACTGCGGCGTCGGCCTCTTCGCCGGAGCGCTCGCCGACCGCCTCGGCGACAAGGGCGCGGTCCTCGGCATCGAGTCCGGCAAGCGCGCCGTCGAAGACGCCCGGCACAACCTCGCGGGCTTCGACCGGGTGCGGATCGAGCAGGGCAAGGTCGAGAGCGTCCTCCCGCGCACCGGGATCACCGAGGTCGACCTCATCGTCCTGGACCCGCCGCGCGCGGGCGCGGGCAAGAAGACGGTGGAGCACCTGTCGTCGCTGGGCGCCCGCAAGATCGCCTACGTCGCCTGCGACCCGGCCGCGCTGGCCCGGGACCTGGCGTACTTCCACGACGGCGGCTACCGGGTGCGGACGCTGCGGGCGTTCGACCTGTTCCCGATGACGCATCACGTGGAGTGCGTGGCGATTCTGGAGCCGGTCGCCAAGAGCCTGTGA
- a CDS encoding TetR/AcrR family transcriptional regulator → MATDTTSSAQPTGLRDAKKQETRQLISDHATRLFIAQGFEQTTIAEIATAARVAKKTVTNYFPRKEDLALDHQDAFIASLAHAVTDRRPGESALAALRRAFADAAAAADPVAGFSGPAFARMIADSPTLSACLRGLHDRREHALAEALAAAVGAPRDDITVRTAAGLLGTVHRILFQRIQDLTLADRPNAEIAETVDAEASLAFDLLEPSLGHYAIV, encoded by the coding sequence ATGGCTACCGACACCACATCGTCCGCGCAGCCCACCGGCCTGCGGGACGCCAAGAAGCAGGAGACGAGGCAGCTCATCTCCGACCACGCCACCCGCCTGTTCATCGCGCAGGGCTTCGAACAGACCACCATCGCCGAGATCGCCACCGCCGCCAGGGTTGCCAAGAAGACCGTCACCAACTACTTCCCACGCAAGGAAGACCTGGCCCTGGACCATCAGGACGCCTTCATCGCCTCCCTGGCTCACGCCGTGACCGACCGTCGGCCCGGCGAGTCCGCCCTGGCGGCACTACGCCGCGCCTTCGCCGACGCCGCGGCGGCCGCGGATCCGGTCGCCGGGTTCTCCGGCCCCGCCTTCGCCCGCATGATCGCCGACAGTCCCACCCTCTCGGCCTGCCTGCGCGGCCTGCACGACCGGCGCGAACATGCCTTGGCCGAGGCTCTCGCTGCGGCTGTCGGCGCACCACGAGACGACATCACCGTCCGCACCGCCGCCGGACTGCTCGGCACCGTCCACCGCATCCTGTTCCAGCGCATCCAAGACCTCACCCTGGCCGACCGCCCCAATGCCGAGATCGCCGAGACCGTCGACGCGGAGGCATCCCTCGCCTTCGACCTGCTCGAACCCTCCCTCGGCCACTACGCCATCGTCTGA
- a CDS encoding VOC family protein, translating to MQITASTVSLTVNDLAASQRFFITHLGYVEQAAAHGFASLSRDDAAMDVVLLARGTQVLPADQRDQRASGLILAFTVTDVAEEEKRLRAAGVEITMPLREEPWGERLFQVTDPNGVIVQFVEWATPTGIEHA from the coding sequence TTGCAGATCACCGCGTCAACCGTCTCGCTCACCGTCAACGACCTTGCCGCGTCCCAGCGGTTCTTCATCACCCACCTCGGCTACGTCGAGCAGGCCGCCGCCCACGGATTCGCCTCCCTGTCGCGCGACGACGCCGCGATGGACGTCGTCCTGCTCGCACGCGGCACCCAGGTGTTGCCGGCCGACCAGCGCGACCAGCGCGCCTCCGGCCTGATCCTCGCCTTCACCGTCACCGACGTCGCCGAAGAGGAGAAGCGGCTGCGCGCCGCGGGCGTCGAGATCACCATGCCGCTGCGCGAGGAGCCCTGGGGAGAGCGCCTCTTCCAGGTCACCGACCCCAACGGCGTGATCGTCCAGTTCGTCGAGTGGGCGACCCCGACCGGAATCGAGCACGCCTGA
- a CDS encoding VOC family protein: MPVTFNHTIVPARDREASARFYRDLLELPEAPSWGPFTNVQLDEGVLLQFAELPGVDEIQMHHYAFLVEDDLFDRAYAHLRAGGIEHWADPQMTRPGETNTEHGGRGVYFKDPAGHAIELITKPYL, translated from the coding sequence ATGCCCGTGACCTTCAACCACACCATCGTCCCCGCCAGGGACCGCGAGGCATCGGCCCGGTTCTACCGGGACCTGCTCGAACTCCCCGAAGCGCCGTCGTGGGGGCCGTTCACCAACGTCCAGCTCGATGAAGGCGTGCTGCTGCAGTTCGCCGAACTACCCGGCGTCGACGAAATCCAGATGCACCACTACGCATTCCTCGTCGAGGACGACCTGTTCGACCGGGCCTACGCCCACCTCCGCGCCGGCGGCATCGAGCACTGGGCCGATCCCCAGATGACGCGTCCCGGTGAGACCAACACCGAGCACGGCGGCCGCGGCGTCTACTTCAAGGACCCCGCCGGCCACGCCATCGAACTGATCACCAAGCCCTATCTGTGA
- a CDS encoding DUF1772 domain-containing protein has product MAFGITGAVDVPLNDQLAKVAPLRDADGLAMAREHFENRWVTWNLVRALLHTAAFGCLVWAPCGSPSGAATAPSPPRA; this is encoded by the coding sequence GTGGCCTTCGGCATCACTGGCGCAGTCGACGTCCCGCTCAACGACCAGCTCGCCAAGGTCGCCCCCCTGCGCGACGCCGACGGCCTGGCCATGGCCCGTGAGCACTTCGAGAACCGGTGGGTCACCTGGAACCTCGTCCGCGCACTACTGCACACCGCCGCGTTCGGGTGCCTGGTCTGGGCGCCCTGTGGTTCACCGAGTGGAGCGGCAACCGCTCCATCACCGCCCAGGGCGTGA
- a CDS encoding APC family permease, producing the protein MSKLTDVPKRILIGRALRSDRLGETLLSKRIALPVFASDPLSSVAYAPGEVLLVLSIAGVSAYHFSPWIALAVVVLMFTVVASYRQNVHAYPSGGGDYEVANTNLGPKAGLTVASALLVDYVLTVAVSISSGIENLGSAIPFVVEHKVACAVAVIVLLTLMNLRGVKESGKLFAIPTYVFVAGVFIMIAWGAFRGLVLDDTMRAPTSQYTIKAEHQGLAGFALVFLLLRAFSSGCAALTGVEAISNGVPAFRKPKSKNAATTLAAMGLLAVTMFCGIIVLALVTKVRMAENPATDLLKNGVGVGADYVQNPVITQVAEAVFGKGSFLFLVLAAATALVLFLAANTAYNGFPVLGSILAQDRYLPRQLHTRGDRLAFSNGIVLLAGAAMLLVVIYGADSTRLIQLYIVGVFVSFTLSQTGMVRHWNRLLSTETDQAKRRHMVRSRAINTFGAFFTGLVLVVVLITKFTHGAWVALLGMVIFYGVMTAIRRHYDGVAAEIAAPEGPSDDSVRPSRVHSVLLISKIHRPTLRALAYAKLMRSDTLEALTVNVDPTETKALRDEWERRGIDVPLKVLDSPYREVTRPVIEYVKSLRRESPRDAVSVIIPEYVVGHWYEHLLHNQSALRLKGRLLFTPGVMVTSVPYQLQSSEAAKKRARRRSEWNAPGSVRRGPAQVGRPKEPSGSASAPAPGPDDEH; encoded by the coding sequence GTGTCCAAACTGACCGACGTGCCCAAACGGATTCTGATCGGGCGTGCACTGCGCAGCGACCGACTGGGAGAGACGCTCCTGTCGAAGCGCATCGCCCTTCCCGTTTTCGCTTCCGACCCGCTGTCCTCCGTGGCCTATGCGCCCGGGGAGGTGCTGCTGGTCCTGTCCATCGCGGGCGTGTCGGCATACCACTTCAGCCCGTGGATCGCCCTCGCGGTCGTCGTGCTGATGTTCACGGTGGTCGCCTCCTACCGGCAGAACGTCCACGCCTATCCCAGCGGCGGCGGCGACTACGAGGTCGCCAACACCAACCTCGGCCCCAAGGCCGGGCTGACGGTGGCGAGCGCGCTGCTCGTCGACTACGTCCTCACCGTCGCCGTCTCCATCTCCTCCGGCATCGAGAACCTGGGCTCCGCCATCCCCTTCGTCGTCGAGCACAAGGTGGCCTGCGCGGTCGCCGTCATCGTGCTGCTGACGCTGATGAACCTGCGCGGCGTCAAGGAGTCCGGCAAGCTCTTCGCGATCCCCACCTATGTGTTCGTCGCGGGCGTCTTCATCATGATCGCCTGGGGCGCCTTCCGTGGGCTGGTCCTCGACGACACGATGCGCGCGCCCACCTCGCAGTACACGATCAAGGCCGAGCACCAGGGCCTGGCCGGTTTCGCGCTGGTCTTCCTGCTGCTGCGCGCGTTCTCCTCCGGCTGCGCCGCGCTCACCGGAGTCGAGGCGATCTCCAACGGCGTGCCGGCCTTCCGCAAGCCCAAGTCGAAGAACGCGGCGACCACGCTCGCGGCGATGGGGCTGCTGGCGGTCACCATGTTCTGCGGGATCATCGTGCTGGCGCTCGTCACCAAGGTCCGCATGGCCGAGAACCCGGCCACCGACCTGCTGAAGAACGGGGTCGGCGTCGGCGCCGACTACGTGCAGAACCCGGTGATCACCCAGGTCGCCGAGGCCGTCTTCGGCAAGGGCAGCTTCCTCTTCCTCGTGCTCGCCGCGGCCACCGCCCTGGTGCTGTTCCTCGCGGCCAACACCGCCTACAACGGCTTCCCGGTGCTCGGCTCGATCCTCGCCCAGGACCGCTACCTGCCCCGTCAGCTGCACACCCGCGGCGACCGCCTCGCCTTCTCCAACGGCATCGTGCTGCTCGCCGGCGCGGCCATGCTGCTGGTCGTCATCTACGGCGCCGACTCCACCCGGCTGATCCAGCTCTACATCGTCGGCGTGTTCGTGTCGTTCACGCTCAGCCAGACGGGCATGGTCCGCCACTGGAACCGGCTCCTGTCCACCGAGACCGACCAGGCCAAGCGCCGTCACATGGTCCGCTCGCGGGCGATCAACACGTTCGGCGCCTTCTTCACGGGTCTGGTCCTGGTCGTCGTCCTCATCACCAAGTTCACGCACGGCGCCTGGGTCGCGCTGCTCGGCATGGTGATCTTCTACGGGGTGATGACCGCGATCCGCCGCCACTACGACGGAGTCGCCGCCGAGATCGCCGCCCCCGAGGGCCCCAGCGACGACAGCGTCCGGCCCTCGCGGGTCCACTCGGTGCTGCTGATCTCTAAGATCCACCGGCCGACCCTGCGCGCCCTGGCCTACGCCAAGCTGATGCGCTCCGACACCCTGGAGGCGCTGACCGTCAACGTCGACCCGACCGAGACGAAGGCCCTGCGCGACGAGTGGGAGCGGCGCGGGATCGACGTACCGCTCAAGGTGCTGGACTCGCCGTACCGCGAGGTCACCCGGCCGGTCATCGAGTACGTCAAGAGCCTGCGCCGCGAGTCGCCGCGTGACGCCGTGTCGGTGATCATCCCCGAGTACGTGGTCGGTCACTGGTACGAGCACCTGCTGCACAACCAGAGCGCGTTGCGGCTCAAGGGCCGGCTGCTGTTCACGCCGGGCGTCATGGTGACGTCCGTCCCCTACCAGCTGCAGTCGTCCGAGGCGGCGAAGAAGCGGGCCCGCAGGCGCTCGGAGTGGAACGCCCCGGGTTCGGTGCGGCGCGGCCCCGCGCAGGTGGGCCGTCCCAAGGAGCCGTCGGGCTCCGCGTCGGCTCCCGCCCCGGGCCCGGACGACGAGCACTGA